From the genome of Colwellia psychrerythraea 34H, one region includes:
- the uppS gene encoding polyprenyl diphosphate synthase, whose protein sequence is MDNTDILVEQTDNKSIPQHVAIIMDGNGRWAQLQGKGRVAGHKAGVESVRQVVATARKSNVKALTLFAFSSENWQRPAKEVSVLMDLFMYVLTKEVKRLHKHNIRFQVVGDLSRFSDKLQKNIAKSEQLTADNTGLVLSIAANYGGRWDIAQAAKKLASDVKQGTMSLDDINEETLNEHTCLANLPTLDLLIRTGGDYRISNFLLWQAAYAELYFTDTLWPDFNEVQFLEAMSCFDHRERRFGKTGEQARNEKI, encoded by the coding sequence GTGGATAATACCGACATATTGGTTGAACAAACTGATAATAAAAGCATCCCTCAACATGTTGCTATCATCATGGATGGTAATGGCCGCTGGGCGCAACTGCAAGGCAAGGGACGAGTTGCAGGACACAAGGCTGGCGTTGAATCAGTACGACAGGTTGTTGCTACGGCCCGAAAGTCTAATGTTAAAGCGTTAACACTCTTTGCTTTTAGTAGTGAAAATTGGCAGCGACCGGCAAAAGAAGTCAGTGTACTGATGGATTTATTTATGTATGTGCTAACTAAAGAAGTTAAGCGTTTACATAAACATAATATTCGCTTTCAAGTGGTTGGTGATTTAAGCCGTTTTTCTGATAAATTACAAAAAAACATTGCTAAATCAGAGCAGCTTACTGCAGATAATACTGGATTAGTATTATCCATAGCGGCAAATTATGGTGGTCGTTGGGATATCGCTCAAGCGGCTAAAAAATTAGCTAGTGACGTCAAACAAGGTACTATGTCCCTTGATGATATTAATGAAGAAACACTCAATGAACATACCTGTTTAGCAAACCTACCTACATTAGATCTACTTATCCGTACCGGTGGTGATTATCGCATTAGTAATTTTCTCTTGTGGCAAGCTGCTTATGCAGAGCTTTATTTTACCGATACGCTGTGGCCTGACTTTAATGAAGTACAATTTTTAGAAGCCATGAGCTGCTTTGATCACCGAGAACGTCGTTTTGGCAAAACAGGCGAACAAGCAAGAAACGAAAAAATATAG
- the ispC gene encoding 1-deoxy-D-xylulose-5-phosphate reductoisomerase produces the protein MSKRQLCILGSTGSIGCSTLDVVRLHPERFQVISLAAYTSVDVIFEQCIEFKPQQVVLVSSEHAALLTQKLNDANVSNITVLSGEQALIDIAECQNSDTVMASIVGASGLLPTLAAVNAGKRVLLANKEALVTSGAIFMAAVKASGAELLPIDSEHNAIFQCLPSQQQAEIGECQLLANGISKILLTGSGGPFRTRAIDTLESVTPSQACAHPNWDMGRKISVDSATMMNKGLEFIEAKWLFNVEAEDIQVVLHPQSTIHSMVQYKDGSVIAQMGNPDMRTPIAHALSFPERIESGVAPLDFFNTPSFEFQPVDFERYPNLELAIEACKQGQAACTALNAANEIAVAAFLDEKIKFTDIYKINETSVKKFVSQKVDNINEVIALDEQARSFAQTLLADFLQTEALSQKGNK, from the coding sequence GTGTCTAAACGTCAACTTTGTATATTAGGTTCAACGGGCTCAATTGGTTGTAGTACTCTCGATGTAGTAAGACTTCACCCTGAACGATTCCAAGTCATCAGTTTAGCTGCTTATACTAGCGTTGATGTGATATTCGAACAATGTATTGAATTTAAGCCACAGCAAGTAGTACTCGTCTCTAGTGAACACGCAGCTCTACTTACTCAAAAATTAAATGACGCAAATGTTAGTAATATTACTGTTTTATCAGGTGAACAAGCTTTAATTGATATTGCCGAGTGTCAAAATTCAGATACAGTGATGGCGTCTATTGTCGGTGCTTCTGGTTTGTTACCGACGCTCGCCGCAGTGAATGCGGGAAAACGAGTGTTATTAGCGAATAAAGAAGCCTTAGTAACATCAGGCGCTATTTTTATGGCTGCTGTAAAAGCCTCAGGCGCAGAGCTTTTACCTATCGACAGTGAGCACAATGCAATCTTCCAGTGCTTGCCATCCCAGCAGCAAGCTGAAATAGGTGAATGCCAACTTCTTGCCAATGGCATCAGTAAGATATTGTTAACTGGCTCTGGCGGGCCTTTTAGAACTAGAGCTATTGATACCCTAGAATCAGTGACACCTTCACAGGCGTGCGCTCACCCGAACTGGGATATGGGACGAAAAATATCCGTTGATTCTGCCACTATGATGAATAAAGGTCTTGAATTTATTGAAGCTAAGTGGCTTTTTAATGTTGAAGCTGAAGATATTCAAGTGGTTTTGCACCCCCAAAGCACCATACATTCAATGGTACAGTACAAAGATGGCTCTGTAATTGCGCAAATGGGCAATCCAGATATGCGTACTCCAATAGCCCATGCTTTGAGCTTTCCAGAACGTATTGAATCAGGCGTAGCACCGCTAGATTTTTTTAATACTCCCTCTTTTGAATTTCAACCCGTTGATTTTGAACGATATCCTAATCTGGAACTTGCAATTGAAGCGTGTAAGCAAGGTCAAGCTGCTTGTACTGCGCTCAATGCTGCCAATGAAATTGCTGTTGCTGCATTTCTAGACGAAAAAATAAAATTTACCGATATTTATAAAATAAATGAAACTTCTGTGAAAAAATTTGTCTCACAAAAGGTAGATAATATTAATGAGGTTATTGCCCTAGATGAGCAAGCGCGTTCATTTGCACAAACATTGTTAGCAGATTTTTTGCAAACTGAAGCGCTATCGCAAAAGGGTAATAAATAA
- the rseP gene encoding sigma E protease regulator RseP, with the protein MMDFLWNLASFVIALGILVTVHEYGHFWVARKNGVKVERFSVGFGRALWRKTGKDGTEYVLAMIPLGGYVKMLDERIDDVKPEDKDKTFNSKTVYQRIAIVAAGPLANFIFALFALYIMFLIGVPSVKPMIGNISPSSIAAEANLTKDSEIVSIAGDKTRNWQEVNLALIGQIGNQEITIKTKNSDSQYISSFTLDTSNWEFSPDKTSALTSLGISPYRPKVHNELAAVAEKSPAELGGLLVGDKLIAVNDVLTDDWVAFAKEIKQYPGKEVSITIKRNDEILTPLVIPNSIEQAGKVIGYIGVAPKVDAWPKSLLVELSYGPIDSLQESAQRTWNLTSLTFSMIGKLITGDVSVKNLSGPIGIAQGAGNSASHGFVYFLGFLALISINLGIINLLPLPVLDGGHLLYYLIELFTGKEVPEKTQEAGFKFGALALLMLMAIGLFNDFSRVLG; encoded by the coding sequence ATGATGGACTTTTTGTGGAACCTAGCATCTTTTGTTATCGCCTTAGGTATCCTAGTTACAGTACATGAATATGGTCACTTTTGGGTCGCTAGAAAAAACGGCGTAAAAGTTGAGCGATTTTCTGTCGGTTTTGGTCGAGCTCTTTGGCGAAAAACAGGAAAAGATGGCACTGAATATGTTTTGGCGATGATACCTCTGGGTGGTTATGTCAAAATGTTAGATGAGCGTATTGATGATGTTAAGCCTGAAGATAAAGATAAAACTTTTAATTCTAAAACAGTTTACCAGCGTATAGCGATTGTCGCAGCAGGACCTTTAGCTAACTTTATTTTTGCTTTATTTGCTTTGTATATAATGTTCCTTATTGGTGTTCCAAGTGTAAAACCAATGATCGGAAATATTAGTCCAAGCTCAATTGCAGCGGAAGCTAATCTAACAAAAGATAGTGAGATTGTTAGTATCGCAGGCGATAAAACACGTAATTGGCAAGAAGTTAACCTTGCGCTAATAGGACAAATTGGTAATCAAGAAATAACCATTAAAACTAAAAATAGTGATAGCCAGTATATATCTAGCTTTACTTTAGACACCAGTAATTGGGAATTCTCACCGGATAAAACGTCGGCTTTAACTAGCTTAGGTATTTCGCCTTATAGACCTAAAGTACACAATGAATTGGCGGCTGTGGCAGAAAAAAGCCCTGCTGAGTTAGGCGGACTTTTAGTGGGTGACAAGCTCATCGCTGTTAATGATGTCTTAACGGACGATTGGGTAGCTTTTGCAAAAGAGATAAAACAGTATCCGGGTAAAGAAGTATCAATCACTATTAAGCGTAATGATGAAATACTAACCCCCCTAGTGATACCAAACAGTATTGAACAAGCAGGAAAGGTTATTGGATATATTGGTGTTGCCCCTAAAGTTGATGCATGGCCAAAATCGTTATTAGTTGAATTAAGTTACGGACCAATTGATTCTCTCCAAGAAAGCGCACAGCGTACTTGGAATTTGACAAGTTTAACATTTAGTATGATAGGGAAACTTATTACTGGCGATGTATCGGTAAAAAACCTAAGCGGTCCTATCGGTATTGCTCAAGGTGCAGGTAATAGTGCAAGTCATGGTTTTGTATACTTTCTAGGCTTTTTAGCGTTAATTAGTATTAATTTGGGAATAATTAACCTTTTACCGCTTCCAGTACTTGATGGTGGACACTTACTCTATTATCTTATAGAGCTTTTTACAGGTAAAGAAGTGCCAGAGAAAACGCAAGAGGCAGGATTTAAGTTTGGTGCCTTAGCATTATTGATGTTGATGGCTATTGGCTTATTTAATG
- a CDS encoding phosphatidate cytidylyltransferase, which produces MLKQRIITALILAPAAISAIFYLPINYFAGLLMAIIAIGSWEWARFMGLVNTIQRLGYVVITSALIATLWFLLPVDETWLVITGVQHEITSLLWLSVIWWLFAALLMFSYPKSSAFWSNNKFIIAMFGWLTLVPTWLAFMVLRTNNYVLDEFQGAQLLMYLFMLVWSADVGAYFVGKSLGKHKLMPNVSPGKTIEGFLGGVVCAAILTGIVGVSLQWSNDKFITALLVTLLITSISVLGDLTESMFKRQAGVKDSGSILPGHGGILDRIDSLTATAPVFALCYLLLA; this is translated from the coding sequence TTGTTAAAACAACGAATTATAACGGCTTTAATATTAGCACCAGCTGCAATCTCAGCAATTTTCTATTTGCCCATTAACTACTTTGCCGGGCTTCTAATGGCAATTATCGCCATAGGTTCATGGGAGTGGGCCCGCTTTATGGGTTTGGTCAATACCATTCAACGTTTAGGTTATGTCGTAATCACTAGCGCTTTAATCGCTACTCTATGGTTTTTATTACCAGTAGATGAAACTTGGTTAGTCATAACAGGTGTACAACATGAAATAACGTCACTGTTGTGGTTAAGTGTTATTTGGTGGTTATTTGCTGCTTTATTAATGTTTTCATATCCTAAGTCGAGTGCTTTTTGGTCTAATAATAAATTTATAATTGCAATGTTTGGTTGGTTAACCTTAGTACCTACATGGCTTGCCTTTATGGTTTTACGTACAAATAATTATGTATTAGATGAATTTCAAGGTGCGCAGTTATTGATGTACTTGTTTATGCTAGTGTGGAGTGCTGATGTAGGTGCCTACTTTGTCGGGAAATCTTTAGGTAAACATAAACTAATGCCCAATGTTAGTCCTGGAAAAACCATTGAAGGATTTCTGGGTGGTGTCGTTTGTGCAGCTATCTTAACTGGGATCGTGGGGGTTTCATTACAATGGTCAAATGATAAGTTTATAACGGCTTTGTTAGTTACCTTATTGATCACCTCAATTTCTGTGTTAGGTGATTTAACGGAGAGTATGTTTAAACGTCAAGCGGGTGTTAAAGATAGTGGTTCTATCTTACCCGGTCATGGCGGTATTTTAGATAGAATAGATAGTCTAACGGCAACTGCACCTGTTTTTGCTCTTTGTTACCTATTACTTGCTTGA